In Scheffersomyces stipitis CBS 6054 chromosome 8, complete sequence, one DNA window encodes the following:
- a CDS encoding cyclin-like F-box, translated as QPVDSVVSILPPSIITEVFQHVDQYDLLNLSTTCTALYSLATDRLYKRVTVLLNAEFPLRFSTARDYVSENGIRYMDSSIILTLDSLVKFLSTMNSRPDLIQKIKFFVFDKCQNLEKIDVNAVQSNIIEFFGANARELNFLHITFVDFSTGIVKLTNFLRNANIRNKIFKLFVTKTSELYEPCIPPSLTNLFLMLNEVELIDQEYLFDLSKHPYDVFNSLFTLTCSTNHQVGLEILRKFKLFAPGMKLKLKALSLFHCHKEAVEGRSEFTDEYASQFSLLNQDNDKVLLEKYMQQISKKLDFSVIDEKVEVANLTHLYLKVECIEQRHSQCNCFETFFKDLTKYSESHGGLPNLVNLEVESFPNLDWLRPHQILEDILTPLGGFVKTLNNLTRLAIDFSTPGFKMFDNNMGMSTWLLNKLNESLMESFFLCFFTASNKSNLVANLKTLQLPDFLTSFIYYKPDFLESLLHTCQCWGCALVLEKLAESFYPIFNDQDDDDLDEERDETATLDLESTYYVLIGYILGKLQADREVCIPIKEKTFSYRNYPIFKGQPHTLHNGFHKATGDQNGADACSCAVDEDPQGRSSMNIDNLVCTYIVHQLEPIIQYLSNIFTNLDNLMIHGIYYEIDKYNDKLVPIFDSSEYPAQFLENKKDEMDRGVKPSGPFGYFRNC; from the coding sequence CAACCGGTAGATTCGGTGGTAAGTATACTTCCTCCGTCCATAATCACCGAAGTATTTCAACACGTAGACCAGTACGATTTGCTTAACTTACTGACGACGTGCACAGCGTTGTACTCTTTGGCCACGGACCGCTTATACAAGCGAGTAACTGTTCTTCTTAACGCGGAATTCCCTCTTCGCTTCAGCACTGCACGAGATTACGTTCTGGAGAACGGGATCAGATACATGGACAGCTCCATCATCTTGACTCTCGATTCTTTGGTCAAATTTCTTTCAACGATGAATTCGAGACCAGACTTGATCCAAaaaatcaagttctttgTATTTGACAAATgccaaaatcttgaaaagatcGACGTAAATGCGGTCCAGCTGAACATAATCGAGTTCTTTGGAGCTAACGCTCGTGAGCTCAACTTCTTGCACATCACTTTTGTAGACTTCCTGACGGGAATAGTcaagttgaccaacttcTTAAGAAATGCAAACATcagaaacaagatcttcaagttaTTTGTCACGAAGACCAGTGAGCTCTATGAGCCGTGTATACCCCCTAGCTTGACgaatctcttcttgatgttgaatGAAGTCGAGCTCATAGATCAAGAGTACCTTTTTGACTTGTCCAAGCATCCTTACGATGTATTCAACTCTCTTTTTACTTTGACTTGTAGCACAAACCACCAGGTGGGATTAGAGATATTAAGAAAATTCAAGCTCTTCGCGCCTGGAATGAAGCTCAAGTTGAAAGCATTATCATTGTTTCATTGCCATAAAGAAGCAGTAGAAGGTAGAAGCGAATTTACAGATGAATACGCTTCTCAGTTCAGTTTGTTGAATCAAGACAATGAcaaagttcttcttgagaagtaCATGCAACAGATCagcaagaagttggacTTCAGCGTCATTGAcgaaaaagttgaagtagCTAACTTGACGCATTTGTACTTAAAAGTAGAATGTATTGAACAGAGGCACAGCCAATGTAACTGTTTCGAgacattcttcaaagacttgacAAAGTATTCTGAAAGTCATGGAGGTTTGCCTAACTTGGTTAATCTTGAAGTGGAGTCATTTCCCAACTTGGATTGGCTCAGACCTCATCAGATACTCGAAGATATATTAACTCCGTTAGGTGGTTTTGTTAAGACTTTGAACAACTTAACAAGACTAGCGATCGACTTCTCTACACCTGGTTTCAAGATGTTTGACAACAACATGGGCATGTCTACGTGGTTGTTGAATAAGTTGAACGAAAGCTTGATGGAATCTTTTTTTCTCTGCTTTTTCACTGCTTCTAACAAGCTGAACTTGGTGgcaaacttgaagacgTTGCAGTTGCCtgatttcttgacttcttttATATACTATAAGCCAGATTTCTTAGAGTCATTGTTGCACACCTGCCAGTGTTGGGGTTGTGCTTTGgttttggagaagttggcaGAGTCGTTCTATCCGATTTTCAATGACCAGGACGACGACGAtttggatgaagaaagagacgAAACCGCTACACTTGATTTAGAGTCGACTTACTACGTGTTGATAGGATACATTTTGGGAAAACTACAAGCAGATCGTGAAGTGTGTATTCCCATCAAGGAAAAGACATTCAGCTACAGAAACTATCCTATTTTCAAGGGCCAGCCTCATACTTTACATAACGGTTTCCATAAGGCTACTGGAGACCAAAATGGAGCCGATGCTTGCAGCTGTgctgtagatgaagatccACAGGGCAGGAGTAGCATGAACATAGACAACTTGGTGTGTACTTATATTGTTCATCAGTTGGAACCAATTATCCAATACTTGTCGAATATTTTCACCAAtttggacaacttgatgatCCATGGAATTTATTATGAAATCGACAAATACAACGATAAATTGGTTCCAATATTCGACAGCAGCGAATATCCTGCCCAGTTTCTCGAAAATAAGAAGGACGAAATGGATCGTGGAGTAAAGCCCAGTGGGCCGTTTGGCTACTTCAGAAACTGCTAG
- the ALD2 gene encoding mitochondrial aldehyde dehydrogenase (mitochondrial NADP+ aldehyde dehydrogenase slight similarity to GAPN (NADP-dependent glyceraldehyde-3-phosphate dehydrogenase)~go_function oxidoreductase activity~go_process metabolism), with translation MSLPLEYSVTLPDGNTFTQPTGLFINNEFVKSVSGKTLDSINPSTSEVNGTVYCAEEEDVDIAVKAARAAFKDWKKVTGVDRGILLNKVADAFEAQRDLIGAIEAWDSGKTKEQNAVYDIDECISCFRYFAGWADKIQGKVIQNDPKKLAYTIHEPLGVCGQIIPWNYPLAMAAWKLAPALAAGNVVVLKTSEITPLSLLYVARLFKDAGFPAGVVNIISGFGAVAGKALSSHLDVDKIAFTGSTATGKLIQQAAASNLKAVTLECGGKSPLIIREDADLEQAVKWAAIGIMSNQGQICTSTSRVYVHESVYDKFLEEYTAHVKEAYKQGSMFDSEAVVGPQVSKVQRDKVLSYIEIGKKEGARLLLGGEKNSEGELSKGFYIKPTIFADIKPEMRIVNEEIFGPVVVVGKFSSDEEVITYANQTQYGLGAAIFTKDITVAHTMAAEIQAGMVWINSSNDSDVHIPFGGVKMSGVGRELGEYGLSIYTQAKAIHVNLGNKL, from the coding sequence ATGTCTCTCCCATTAGAATACCTGGTTACCCTTCCAGACGGCAACACATTCACACAGCCTACTGGTttgttcatcaacaacgagTTTGTCAAGTCTGTTTCCGGAAAGACGTTGGACTCCATCAACCCATCTACCAGTGAAGTCAATGGTACCGTTTACTGTGccgaggaagaagatgtcgATATCGCCGTCAAGGCTGCCAGAGCCGCATTTAAGGACTGGAAGAAGGTCACCGGTGTGGACAGAGgaatcttgttgaacaaggtCGCTGATGCCTTTGAAGCCCAAAGAGACTTGATTGGTGCCATTGAAGCCTGGGACTCTGGTAAGACCAAGGAACAAAACGCCGTATACGATATTGACGAATGTATCAGTTGTTTCAGATACTTTGCTGGCTGGGCTGACAAAATCCAGGGTAAGGTGATCCAGAACGAtccaaagaagttggcCTACACCATCCATGAACCACTTGGTGTTTGTGGTCAGATCATCCCATGGAACTACCCATTGGCTATGGCAGCCTGGAAGTTGGCTCCAGCTTTGGCTGCTGGTAACGTAGTTGTGTTGAAAACTTCAGAAATTACACCATTGTCTCTCTTGTACGTAGCTCGCCTCTTCAAGGACGCTGGTTTCCCAGCCGGTGTGGTTAACATCATCTCCGGCTTCGGTGCTGTTGCCGGTAAGGCTCTTTCATCCCATTTAGATGTCGACAAGATCGCTTTCACTGGTTCTACTGCTACTGGTAAGCTTATACAACAGGCTGCTGCTTCTAACTTGAAGGCTGTGACCTTAGAGTGTGGTGGTAAGTCGCCTTTGATCATCCGTGAAGACGCTGACTTGGAACAAGCTGTCAAGTGGGCTGCCATCGGTATCATGAGTAACCAAGGTCAGATCTGTACGTCCACTTCCAGAGTGTACGTTCACGAATCTGTCTacgacaagttcttggaggAATACACTGCACACGTGAAAGAAGCCTACAAACAGGGTAGTATGTTCGATTCTGAAGCAGTCGTTGGTCCACAAGTTTCGAAGGTTCAGCGTGATAAAGTGTTGAGCTACATCGAAATCGGTAAGAAAGAAGGTGCCCGCTTGCTTTTGGGAGGTGAAAAGAACTCGGAGGGTGAATTATCCAAAGGATTCTACATCAAGCCAACTATTTTTGCTGACATCAAGCCTGAGATGAGAATCGTCAACGAGGAAATATTTGGCCCTGTTGTAGTGGTGGGTAAGTTCTCgtcagacgaagaagtcATCACTTACGCCAACCAGACCCAATACGGTTTGGGTGCTGCCATCTTCACCAAGGACATCACCGTGGCCCACACTATGGCTGCTGAAATACAAGCTGGTATGGTGTGgatcaactcttccaacGACTCTGATGTCCACATTCCATTCGGTGGTGTCAAGATGTCTGGTGTAGGTAGAGAATTGGGTGAATACGGATTGTCCATCTACACCCAGGCAAAGGCCATTCACGTTAACTTGGGCAACAAGTTGTAG
- the GLY1 gene encoding threonine aldolase: protein MDFSTYTAQSPAHNEFRSDTFTTPTASMIQALANATLGDAVYNEDESTIALEKKVADLAGKEAGLYCVSGTLSNQIALRTNLIQPPFSILCDHRGHVYVHEAGGLSTLSQAMVQPIVAKNGHHLTLEDDILPNFIPDDGEIHGAPTKVISLENTLHGMIFPLDEIKKISNFCKKNDVKLHLDGARLWNASVATGISLKEYCSYFDSVSLCLSKTLGAPVGSVLVSTRKFVNKANHFKKQNGGGIRQSGLLAVMAITAIDENLPKLQKTHERAKELGELCDKNGIYLEHPVETNFVFIDTKKNKWNPESIKTLAEKHGIKFYGGRISFHYQVSDESFEAVKKFVLETQEDAKKNPYDGGDQVRFYSNIEE from the coding sequence ATGGACTTCTCAACTTATACCGCCCAGAGTCCGGCCCATAACGAATTCCGTAGTGACACTTTCACCACGCCAACGGCTTCCATGATCCAGGCATTGGCCAATGCAACCTTGGGAGACGCCGTCTATAACGAAGACGAATCTACCATTGCCTTGGAGAAAAAGGTAGCCGATTTGGCTGGAAAAGAAGCCGGCTTGTATTGTGTTAGTGGAACTCTCTCCAACCAAATTGCCCTTAGAACAAACCTCATCCAGCCTCCATTCAGCATCTTGTGTGACCACAGGGGCCATGTCTATGTCCACGAAGCGGGTGGATTGTCCACCTTATCACAGGCTATGGTTCAGCCGATCGTGGCCAAGAATGGACATCATTTGACGTTGGAAGATGACATTTTGCCCAACTTCATTCCTGACGACGGAGAAATCCATGGAGCTCCAACGAAGGTCATTTCTTTGGAAAACACCTTACATGGTATGATTTTCCCCTTggatgaaatcaagaaaatctCTAACTTCTGCAAGAAGAACGACGTAAAATTGCATCTTGACGGTGCCAGATTGTGGAATGCGTCTGTTGCCACTGGAATTTCTCTCAAAGAATACTGTTCATATTTCGACAGTGTCTCATTATGTCTTTCCAAGACTTTGGGTGCTCCTGTTGGCTCTGTTCTAGTGTCAACCAGAAAATTTGTAAACAAAGCTAACCACTTTAAGAAACAAAACGGTGGTGGAATCAGACAAAGTGGTTTGTTGGCTGTAATGGCCATCACAGCCATCGACGAGAACTTGCCTAAATTGCAAAAGACCCATGAAAGAGCCAAAGAGTTAGGTGAATTGTGTGACAAGAATGGAATCTACTTGGAACATCCCGTCGAAACAAACTTCGTGTTTATCGACACGAAGAAAAACAAATGGAACCCGGAGTCCATAAAGACATTAGCAGAGAAGCACGGAATTAAGTTTTACGGAGGAAGAATATCTTTCCACTATCAAGTTTCTGACGAAAGCTTTGAAGCCGTTAAGAAATTTGTATTGGAAACGCAGGAAGATGCTAAGAAAAACCCATACGACGGCGGCGATCAGGTCAGATTTTACAGTAATATCGAAGAGTGA
- a CDS encoding predicted protein (go_function magnesium ion binding; phosphopantetheinyltransferase activity~go_process fatty acid biosynthesis) — translation MSSVYHQLDTWLETINDPTILVFTTTITEELVTFLSDEYNFEVTLRLVDDLPLQLKIQAVKDRFQRIKSLIGELFQRLILNFHLGNSTDPWRRVQFQYNKYGKPLLPDAKFQFNSSSSNSIISIVVEHSTTNSPVGVDLSHSKQRISPSSFLEDFEPIFAPSELEYLRAYDNDSQRYFVFNHLWTLKEAYTKLLGSGLNIELSDFFFKFGDTSFNVENYYKRIQLKEENGISEYNVEWYTKVQVDNEGLIAKKDRFVHSLERNSESYCHSAILDRGDADLLPVIITIINQNRSSKLRSFEVSFLDILKQIQ, via the coding sequence ATGTCCAGCGTCTACCACCAACTAGATACCTGGTTAGAGACTATAAATGATCCAACCATCCTTGTTTTCACAACCACGATCACGGAAGAGCTTGTTACATTTCTCTCCGATGAGTACAACTTTGAAGTGACATTACGATTGGTGGACGACTTGCCGCTCCAGTTGAAGATCCAAGCGGTTAAGGATCGGTTCCAGCGGATAAAACTGTTGATCGGCGAGCTCTTCCAGCGGCTAATTCTCAATTTTCACCTTGGAAACTCCACCGATCCATGGAGACGCGTTCAGTTTCAGTACAATAAGTATGGGAAGCCGCTCCTTCCAGACGCAAAGTTCCAGTTCAATTCAAGTAGTTCCAATAGCATCATCAGTATTGTCGTCGAACACTCGACTACTAATTCTCCAGTCGGAGTAGATTTGTCACATTCCAAACAAAGGATTTCGCCGTCACTGTTCTTGGAAGATTTCGAGCCCATATTTGCGCCAAGCGAGTTGGAATACCTAAGAGCCTACGATAACGATTCTCAAAGATACTTCGTATTTAACCATTTGTGGACATTGAAGGAAGCATACACGAAATTACTTGGCAGTGGTCTAAACATCGAACTCTcggacttcttcttcaagttcggTGATACTTCTTTCAATGTGGAAAACTACTACAAAAGAATCCAATTGAAAGAGGAAAATGGCATTTCAGAGTACAATGTAGAGTGGTACACCAAAGTGCaagttgataatgaagGGCTTATAGCGAAAAAGGATAGGTTCGTTCACAGTCTAGAAAGAAACAGTGAAAGCTATTGTCACAGCGCCATACTTGATAGAGGCGATGCTGACCTTCTCCCAGTTataataacaataataaacCAGAATAGATCGAGCAAGTTACGGAGCTTCGAGGTGAGCTTTCTTGATATACTCAAACAAATTCAATAG
- a CDS encoding predicted protein, whose product MTIGKTSARSVTKALNNDKRANEYLKHNPVKNEEIYLIHKSTLKSVDLKVFSLDNYDDWAKGKVEKLNCLPVTESRKQSFLSNKYARIKSLSTKSSYKVFKKRYDSYRKYTVTGEEGDIILLDHLILPISDFQYGDHVYRWIFFNSSLADGKYSFRYVLYKLDEDQQSLFDNNKISSDQNSRLSISNPLLKNSISRFISEDDRLFATKYKPKNNPMRLAEFEHNFSREYEKSLQASSYLKVFKSRRNSNEELLRDHEILINLAIVFKFIQDGKLSKRSTQRSLQYTSKMGVKTLF is encoded by the coding sequence ATGACCATTGGCAAGACTTCTGCTCGCCTGGTCACAAAGGCCTTGAATAACGACAAACGTGCAAACGAATATCTCAAGCATAATcctgtgaaaaatgaagaaatctaCTTGATCCACAAAAGTACTTTGAAATCGGTAGATTTGAAGGTGTTTTCTTTGGATAACTACGACGATTGGGCAAAAGGCAAGGTTGAAAAGCTCAATTGTCTTCCAGTAACTGAATCCAGAAAACAGAGTTTTCTATCCAATAAATATGCTAGGATAAAGAGTCTATCTACGAAGAGTTCGTATAAggtgttcaagaagaggTATGATTCCTATCGCAAATATACAGTTACTGGTGAGGAGGGTGATATTATATTGTTAGACCACCTAATTTTGCCTATTTCGGATTTTCAGTACGGCGACCACGTCTATAGAtggattttcttcaattcccTGTTAGCAGACGGCAAATACAGCTTCAGATATGTGCTCTACAAACTAGATGAAGACCAGCAATCACTATTCGATAATAATAAAATCAGCAGTGACCAAAACAGTCGACTATCTATCCTGAATCCATTACTCAAGAATTCAATAAGCCGCTTtatttctgaagatgaccGCTTGTTTGCAACCAAGTACAAGCCGAAGAACAACCCCATGCGGTTGGCTGAGTTTGAACACAATTTCAGCCGTGAATACGAAAAATCACTCCAAGCCTCCCTGTACCTAAAAGTCTTTAAATCCCGTCGGAATTCAAACGAAGAACTCCTACGAGATCATGAGATCTTAATTAATTTGGCGATAgtattcaaattcattcaaGACGGTAAACTCAGCAAGAGAAGCACGCAACGAAGCTTGCAGTACACCAGTAAAATGGGTGTCAAGACTCTATTTTAG
- the CDC43 gene encoding geranylgeranyltransferase beta subunit (Type I proteins geranylgeranyltransferase beta subunit (Type I protein geranyl-geranyltransferase beta subunit) (GGTase-I-beta) (PGGT) (RAS proteins geranylgeranyltransferase beta subunit)~go_function catalytic activity) → MGEQREFLTEKHAKFFQRCLLLLPAKLQGEDANRLSFIYFCLHGLGLLKQLKYTKEELQSYSDFIYKDYLLENDDFSAFRATPYFKGSSKYDLPNLSSTLFALLNLLILESDYSKVLDNHKVMKFLQLSQIKEGENKGSFAPTLRNGDNGEYVQFGETDVRLCYIAASIRHLVKYDTLGEEERKNDIDTKALTDFILSRIDYQGGLSFTKHVESHLGFSYCGIACLKLLGYEFGSDFQKTVNWLVHRQVDFPPQLYDFEYEYHEEEDIGAFNGRENKFGDTCYSWWCTASLALISTSHLKLVDLDKAQEYLLNNVQNGMVGGFSKDPSATPDPFHSFLGIASLALWRQNEAGDSCLPDLDGVDEALVITSASKKFFEEQVNY, encoded by the coding sequence ATGGGCGAACAGAGAGAATTTCTTACCGAAAAGCATGCGAAGTTCTTCCAGCGATGTTTGCTTTTGCTCCCAGCCAAACTCCAAGGAGAAGATGCCAATAGGCTCTCGTTCATATACTTCTGCCTTCATGGGTTGGGGCTTCTCAAACAATTGAAATACACGAAAGAAGAGCTACAGTCATACAGTGACTTCATATATAAAGACTACTTACTTGAAAACGACGACTTTTCAGCATTTAGAGCTACTCCATACTTTAAAGGTCTGTCGAAGTATGATCTTCCCAATCTTTCCTCCACTCTTTTTGCATTGCTCAATCTTCTCATTCTTGAGTCTGACTATTCCAAAGTGTTGGACAACCACAAAGTCATGAAGTTCTTACAATTGAGCCAGATCAAGGAAGGAGAGAATAAAGGCTCTTTTGCTCCTACACTTCGGAATGGCGACAACGGAGAATACGTCCAGTTTGGAGAAACAGATGTACGATTATGCTATATAGCTGCTAGCATACGACACCTTGTGAAGTATGATACGCTCGGAGAGGAAGAGCGGAAGAATGATATAGACACCAAGGCATTGACGGATTTCATCCTTCTGAGAATTGATTACCAGGGAGGACTAAGTTTCACGAAGCATGTCGAAAGCCATCTTGGGTTTTCGTACTGTGGAATAGCATGTTTAAAGCTTTTGGGATACGAATTTGGCTCAGATTTCCAAAAGACAGTCAATTGGCTTGTTCACAGACAAGTGGATTTTCCACCGCAACTCTACGATTTTGAATACGAATACcacgaagaagaagacataGGAGCATTCAATGGGCGCGAAAACAAGTTTGGCGATACCTGCTATTCGTGGTGGTGTACTGCAAGTTTGGCATTGATAAGCACTAGTCATCTCAAGCTTGTAGACTTGGATAAAGCCCAGGAGTATTTGCTCAACAATGTACAAAACGGCATGGTTGGCGGTTTTAGTAAGGATCCAAGTGCAACTCCAGATCCTTTCCACAGTTTCCTAGGAATTGCCAGTCTAGCACTCTGGCGCCAAAACGAAGCTGGCGATTCGTGTTTGCCCGACCTTGATGGTGTCGACGAAGCTTTGGTGATTACAAGTGCcctgaagaagttctttgaagagCAAGTTAATTACTGA